In Athalia rosae chromosome 6, iyAthRosa1.1, whole genome shotgun sequence, one DNA window encodes the following:
- the LOC105690745 gene encoding DNA damage-regulated autophagy modulator protein 2 isoform X2 yields MRRFLSAIKKKGPRVVRCPSSETLTLMYFGGFDEMCGVIWLRYSQIKEISSSYQLHASLPKWNRSSLILGLLTCLGLSFVANFQETNVIVVHLLGALCCFGCGTAYFWTQVVCSYYLHPLGCSLRVAHLRLSLAVGCTVLFVLGTITAALSQMFYHGDNPRKWHKEDGGWELHVASTVAEWICAGFFCFYILTFTDEFRSIQLKRPKVIFKAGHLRTSNEVLNESQDEVPQVKAPATIT; encoded by the exons ATGCGGAGATTTTTatccgcgataaaaaaaaaaggtcctcGAGTTGTTCGGTGTCCGTCGTCGGAGACCTTGACATTGATGTATTTCGGCGGATTCGACGAAA tGTGCGGCGTCATCTGGCTTCGTTACTCTCAGATAAAAGAGATTTCCAGCTCTTATCAGCTACACGCTTCACTGCCAAAATGGAACAGGTCATCTTTGATCTTGGGGCTGTTGACCTGCCTCGGATTATCCTTTGTAGCGAATTTTCAAGAAACTAACGTCATAGTCGTTCACCTTCTCGGGGCTTTGTGTTGCTTCGGATGTGGAACCGCCTACTTTTGGACGCAG GTCGTCTGTTCTTACTACCTGCATCCCCTCGGATGCTCCTTGAGGGTCGCTCACCTCCGACTCTCCCTCGCCGTGGGATGCACGGTACTGTTCGTCCTCGGGACCATCACAGCAGCCCTCTCGCAGATGTTTTATCACG gaGACAATCCGAGAAAATGGCACAAGGAAGACGGCGGGTGGGAATTGCACGTTGCCAGTACAGTGGCCGAGTGGATATGCGCCggtttcttttgtttctaCATTCTCACCTTCACCGACGAGTTTCGAAGCATCCAACTGAAGCGACCCAAG GTGATATTCAAAGCCGGCCACCTCAGAACGAGCAACGAAGTCCTGAACGAGAGTCAGGACGAAGTGCCGCAGGTGAAAGCACCGGCGACGATCACCTGA